From a single Tursiops truncatus isolate mTurTru1 chromosome 20, mTurTru1.mat.Y, whole genome shotgun sequence genomic region:
- the MED9 gene encoding mediator of RNA polymerase II transcription subunit 9 produces MASVGVSVGRQAEDALQPPAEPPLPETKPLPPPQPPPPVSAPQPQPPPRPPSPAGVKAEENCSFLPLVHNIIKCMDKDSPDVQQDLNALRTKFQEMRKVVGAMPGIHLSPERQQQQLHRLREQVRTKNELLQKYKSLCMFEIPKE; encoded by the exons ATGGCTTCTGTGGGGGTGTCTGTCGGCCGGCAGGCCGAGGATGCGCTGCAGCCACCCGCAGAGCCGCCGCTGCCCGAGACGAAGCCGCTGCCGCctccgcagccgccgccgccggtCTCCGCGCCGCAGCCGCAACCGCCGCCGAGGCCTCCGTCACCGGCCGGCGTGAAGGCGGAGGAGAACTGCTCCTTCCTCCCACTGGTTCACAACATCATCAAATG CATGGACAAGGACAGCCCTGATGTCCAGCAGGACCTGAACGCCCTCAGGACCAAGTTCCAGGAGATGCGCAAGGTGGTCGGCGCCATGCCTGGCATCCACCTGAGCCCcgagcggcagcagcagcagctgcaccGCCTCCGCGAGCAGGTCCGGACCAAGAACGAGCTCCTGCAGAAGTACAAGAGCCTGTGCATGTTCGAGATCCCCAAGGAGTAG
- the RASD1 gene encoding dexamethasone-induced Ras-related protein 1, producing MKLAAMIKKMCQSDSELSIPAKNCYRMVVLGSSKVGKTAIVSRFLTGRFEDAYTPTIEDFHRKFYCIRGEIYQLDILDTSGNHPFPAMRRLSILTGDVFILVFSLDNRDSFEEVQRLKRQILDTKSCLKNKTKENVDVPLVICGNKGDRDFYREVEQREIEQLVGADPQRCAYFEISAKRNSRLDQMFHALFAMANLPREMSPDLHRRVSAQHCEALHKKALRGKRLRRAGGDQDDAFGILAPWARRPSVHSDLMYIREKASGGGQTKDKERCVIS from the exons ATGAAATTGGCCGCGATGATCAAGAAGATGTGCCAGAGCGACTCGGAACTGAGTATCCCGGCCAAGAACTGCTACCGCATGGTGGTCCTTGGTTCGTCCAAGGTGGGCAAGACGGCCATCGTGTCGCGCTTCCTCACTGGCCGCTTCGAGGACGCCTACACGCCCACCATCGAGGACTTCCACCGCAAGTTTTACTGCATCCGCGGCGAGATCTACCAGCTCGACATCCTCGACACGTCCGGCAACCACCCCTTCCCCGCCATGCGGCGCCTCTCCATCCTCACTG GAGACGTGTTCATCCTGGTGTTCAGCCTGGACAACCGCGACTCCTTCGAGGAGGTGCAGAGGCTCAAGCGGCAGATCCTCGACACCAAATCTTGCCTCAAGAACAAAACCAAGGAGAACGTGGACGTGCCCCTGGTCATCTGTGGCAACAAAGGGGACCGGGACTTCTACCGCGAGGTGGAGCAGCGCGAGATCGAGCAGCTGGTGGGCGCCGACCCCCAGCGCTGCGCCTACTTCGAGATCTCGGCCAAGAGGAACAGCCGCCTGGACCAGATGTTCCACGCGCTCTTCGCCATGGCCAACCTGCCGCGCGAGATGAGCCCGGACCTGCACCGCCGGGTATCGGCGCAGCACTGCGAGGCGCTGCACAAGAAGGCGCTGCGGGGCAAGAGGCTGCGGCGAGCGGGCGGCGACCAGGACGACGCCTTCGGCATCTTGGCGCCCTGGGCGCGCAGGCCAAGCGTGCACAGCGATCTCATGTATATCCGCGAGAAGGCCAGCGGCGGCGGCCAGACCAAGGACAAGGAACGCTGCGTTATCAGCTAG